The Macrococcoides canis genome has a window encoding:
- a CDS encoding PhoH family protein — protein sequence MSDIIRFDNINEAQAMLGNNDEHLNYLEEVYGVELHTRGQELTIHGEADAVSKAEVVIRSLLKIIQKGTNITLRDVQSAVQMSDKGTIHYLSDLYDEEITKDATGKSIRAKTMGQRLYVHQIKKSDLVIGIGPAGTGKTFLAVVMAAQSLRSGKVKRIVLTRPAVEAGESLGFLPGDLKEKVDPYLRPLYDGLHFVLGAEHTARLIERGVIEIAPLAYMRGRTLEDAFVILDEAQNTTHAQMKMFLTRLGFGSKMVITGDETQIDLPKGVKSGLIEAVQRLNNVKGIEIHHFDGADVVRHPLVGKIINAYEGDV from the coding sequence ATGTCTGATATCATTCGCTTTGACAATATAAACGAAGCCCAGGCGATGCTTGGCAATAACGATGAACATTTAAATTATCTTGAGGAAGTTTATGGTGTTGAACTGCATACACGTGGTCAGGAACTTACGATACACGGTGAGGCTGACGCGGTTTCTAAGGCTGAGGTCGTTATCAGAAGCTTGCTTAAGATAATCCAGAAAGGGACGAATATAACGTTACGTGATGTACAGTCTGCTGTTCAGATGTCTGACAAAGGCACGATACATTACTTAAGTGATCTGTACGATGAAGAAATCACAAAAGACGCTACAGGAAAGTCTATTCGTGCGAAGACGATGGGTCAACGTCTATATGTCCATCAGATCAAGAAGAGCGATCTCGTGATTGGTATTGGACCTGCTGGGACAGGGAAGACGTTTCTTGCAGTAGTCATGGCTGCACAGAGTCTACGCAGCGGAAAGGTGAAGCGTATCGTATTAACACGTCCTGCTGTTGAAGCGGGTGAGTCTCTCGGATTCTTACCAGGAGATTTGAAAGAGAAGGTCGATCCATATTTACGTCCGTTATATGATGGCCTGCATTTCGTGCTCGGTGCAGAACATACAGCCCGACTGATTGAACGCGGAGTGATTGAAATCGCGCCGCTTGCATATATGCGCGGACGTACATTAGAAGACGCATTCGTTATATTGGATGAAGCACAGAACACGACACATGCTCAGATGAAGATGTTCTTAACACGTCTCGGATTTGGATCTAAGATGGTGATAACAGGTGATGAAACACAAATTGACTTACCAAAAGGTGTAAAGAGCGGCCTGATTGAAGCGGTTCAGCGCTTAAATAATGTAAAAGGTATAGAAATCCATCATTTCGACGGTGCTGATGTAGTGAGACATCCGCTCGTTGGTAAGATAATCAATGCATATGAAGGAGACGTTTAA